The genomic stretch ACCTTAGTCCGTAATATGATTTGCAAGGAGGATTTTCCTCCATGAATTGAAATCTACCATTTTGAATATAAATACTTGTCTAAAATTCTACATCTGTCTACACGACGCTTTATCTCGGCTAAGAAAGACTAACTTAGACCGTAGAGCATTTAGGATGATTCGGGCATCCTTTGCAAATTAGATAGTCTTTTCTATTTTATACTAATTCTATATAGCGATTAGCGGTAATATCTGGTACTTATTGTAAAACAAGAAAGGAAGGTCTAAGGTCCACCAGTTGTAGGTAATGGAGGTTTAAGTGATCTCACCAATTCCACGGTATGACTCTCCATGTGTGTTACTCACTGGAGAAAATATCCTTCATTTTCTTTAATTTAAGTTAAAACGCAATTACAATAGAAATCCGAATTACCCATACGTTATGTGCCACGCCGTTGTTTTATGGTGTATTAGAAATTCAATTTTTAAGTTGATTTGAAATGGAGACAACATTGATATTTATAATAATAATGATAAATCTCTTTATCGAGTAAGGTTTGAATAAAGTTTAAAAGCAAGTGTTTTCATACATTATATTTTGTTGAGGGGATTCTAGATTCCTTAAAAATATCGACTGTGTAGCCTTAATTATTTTTAATCGTTTTGCAATAAACATGATTGAAATATGTTTCTATGTTTATAATTATAAATAACGTAGAGTAATACTTAAATTCTCATATTGAGAGGTACTGTTTGGTGAAATCAAAATGGATAAATTATTTATTAATACAATAAATAGAATCTCAAATGGAAAAAGGGTAGATTTAACTAACGGGCTTATGGGCAAATATATCAATTATCTGATAGTAGACATACTTTATGGAGATGAAGTAGGAGATAAGTGTCATGGTCATACGGTAATAAAAAATGTTGTATACAACGGAAGTAAATTGGAGGCTAAAGGATGGAGATATAGAGGAAGAGGAAATGGAGGCTGGCTAGATGAAACATTTTACTAGACTCATAATTACAATATTTATAATTCCCTTATTTATAATTGCGTTACCTATCCTCCCCTTTATTTTAGTTTCACCTTACCATAATGTCCTAGGGTATTCAGGGACCGGGAGTTGGGATCAGTACCAGGGTGATTGCTATCATGACGGCTTCTCCAGCTATCCCGGACCAGTAACTCCAGGGATCTTGTGGAGCGCCATAGCAGCAGGTGACTTAGGAATTGTAGCGGCAGAAGGTTTAGTAATAACGTCTGGAGCCCATTTCGCGGCCTATGCTTTCTCCTTTAATAATGGGGCATTAGTACACAAGTATTCTGTAAGCACTGGCTTAGGTAAATCTTTAGCTAGTTTTCCTACTATAGCTGGTACTACTTTAATTATGCCCGGCATTTATTACTCAGATTTAGGCTTTGGGCCTCCTATTAATGAGCTTCAATTCGTAAATATATATCAAAATGGTACACTTAGTACGCACATTCTCAATGCTTTTGATGTAGCCTCAACATGTGAGTTAATGATATCCAACTTAATTTATCTTTCTCAGCAAAACAATAAAGAAATATATTATTTCTCCATTAGTTCTGAAACATTAGCGGGTGATATCTGCCTAAATTCGCCTGTGGCAGCTAACCCAGTTTTCGGCGATGGCTTAGTGTTTGTGCCGCTCTATAACGGAAGCGTAGTAGCATTTAATTATGGTTACAATACGTCAACTTGGGAGTTGAACTTGGGTAGTCCAGCCTCATCTTCTCCATCTTACGGCGGTGGTAGCTTCTACGTTGTAACTTCTAACAACTTACTCTATTCAATTTCACCTAAAGGAAGCATCAACTGGTTTTATAATCTAGGGTCACAAGGTTTAACTCCAGCTGTGGGACTGGGTAAAGTGTTTGTAGGGACTATTAGCGGGGAACTTTACGCTTTTACCACACAAGGAAACGTAGTATGGGAAGTTAATACGAGTTCTCCAATAACTACTCCTCCGGTGATAGCGTCTAACGGAGTAGTTTATGTTGGCACTTCTGACGGCGAGATATATGCCTTTAACACTTCTGACGGAAGGGAGATATGGAGCTGGACTCTACCTAACCAAGTCTCATCTTTAGCCCTTTATGACGGAAACCTATATGCAATAACAAGTGCGGGACAACTATATGCATTTGCTAATGAACAAAAAGTGATCTTTATAGAGACCGGTTTACCTAGTGGAACCTTATGGAGCGTTTCAGTCAACAACAAGACTGAAATCTCTACCAATAATACCATTGTCTTTGATCTACCAAACGGGATCTTTAACTACACAGTCCATAAGATTAATGGATATAGTTCAAACGTGAGTTTTGGAATTCTAGAGGTTGAGGGGCAAAACTTGAGGGTTGAGATAGGGTTTTCTCCAGGATGGTCTCCAGCTTCACCTCCCTTAGACGTTAGAGCTGCTGGGCAAGCAAACTCCATATTAATATCGTGGAGTCCTCCCCAATACGACGGGGCACCAGCAGGTTTCGTAGGAAACGCGATTAGTTATTATTACATCTATAGGGGGACTAGCCCAGGCAACTTAACGTTCTATGCTAGAGTTCCAGGAAACACGACCTATATGGTAGATTATGCGGTAAGTGATGGTACAGTGTACTATTACGCGGTGGCTGCGGTTAATGAGGCTGGCGTAGGTAGTCTCTCACAAGTAGTATCGGCTACTCCTCTACTTATATCAGTCCCCTCACCTCCGAGGAACCTCACAATAAATGTTGGATATAACTTCATAGTTTTAAAATGGGATCCGCCAGCTACTACTGGAGGCTCACCAATAACCTATTACATAATATACGGTGGGACTTCAAAAAATCAACTGCAAGAGTTAGCAGCTCTGCCCCCCAATGAAACATACTACGTAGATTACCAAGTCCAACCAGGTACAGCTTACTATTTCCAGGTAGTAGCAGCCAACTCAGAGGGTGATAGTTCACCATCTAACCTTGTGGCAGGCACAACAACCACTAACGGTGAACCTGGTCCTATAGCAAGGTTTCACTATAATTATCTAGATCCGAATAATCCAAATGTAGTACAAAATCTTGTTGGGTTAATAACTATGATTGCTACTGTTGCAATACTTCCTCCGACTTTTCTTTGGATAAAAAGTGATATAGGTATGAAAAAAGCTTTTATGCTCGCGATCGCTATAATTGCAGTCTGCCTTGTTGTAGTGTTATTTATACCATATGTACTATGATTTCTGCTGCGTTTGCCTTAATTATTTTTACTATATCCGTAATTATTTCTGCTATGTTTACCATATGAAACTGTTCAAGGTATAATAGTATAAAAAGACATTAGTATTGATAGACAAAATAAACTCTCCAGTTTACTGAATAAAAATCCTTAATTTAAATTTATTGTTAATAAATAGGAAAATTATCGATTAGCATTTTACGTAAAAATCTTACGTTAAAATATTTTTTAAATAATCCGGTTTTATAGTATAAGTTTTTCGTCTACTACGATGAACTCTCTTTGCTAGAAAAAAAGTATAAATATCTACACTATCTTTTAAAATAAACATTAGCTGAGACGATTTTCCGATAAATACTATTGTGATTTATATTCTTCTAGAAATT from Sulfolobus sp. S-194 encodes the following:
- a CDS encoding PQQ-binding-like beta-propeller repeat protein, coding for MKHFTRLIITIFIIPLFIIALPILPFILVSPYHNVLGYSGTGSWDQYQGDCYHDGFSSYPGPVTPGILWSAIAAGDLGIVAAEGLVITSGAHFAAYAFSFNNGALVHKYSVSTGLGKSLASFPTIAGTTLIMPGIYYSDLGFGPPINELQFVNIYQNGTLSTHILNAFDVASTCELMISNLIYLSQQNNKEIYYFSISSETLAGDICLNSPVAANPVFGDGLVFVPLYNGSVVAFNYGYNTSTWELNLGSPASSSPSYGGGSFYVVTSNNLLYSISPKGSINWFYNLGSQGLTPAVGLGKVFVGTISGELYAFTTQGNVVWEVNTSSPITTPPVIASNGVVYVGTSDGEIYAFNTSDGREIWSWTLPNQVSSLALYDGNLYAITSAGQLYAFANEQKVIFIETGLPSGTLWSVSVNNKTEISTNNTIVFDLPNGIFNYTVHKINGYSSNVSFGILEVEGQNLRVEIGFSPGWSPASPPLDVRAAGQANSILISWSPPQYDGAPAGFVGNAISYYYIYRGTSPGNLTFYARVPGNTTYMVDYAVSDGTVYYYAVAAVNEAGVGSLSQVVSATPLLISVPSPPRNLTINVGYNFIVLKWDPPATTGGSPITYYIIYGGTSKNQLQELAALPPNETYYVDYQVQPGTAYYFQVVAANSEGDSSPSNLVAGTTTTNGEPGPIARFHYNYLDPNNPNVVQNLVGLITMIATVAILPPTFLWIKSDIGMKKAFMLAIAIIAVCLVVVLFIPYVL